In the Mycolicibacter sp. MU0102 genome, one interval contains:
- the panC gene encoding pantoate--beta-alanine ligase, whose protein sequence is MSSNTVRGPQPTFTAGGLNVYERPDDVARVSRALRSTGRRVVLVPTMGALHEGHLSLVRAAQRVPGSVVAVSIFVNPLQFGAGEDLDAYPRTLDDDLAALRAAGVDLVFTPTAAAMYPNGPRTAVHPGPLGAELEGAARPTHFAGMLTVVCKLLSIVNPDRVFLGEKDYQQLVLVRQMVTDLNLDVTVVGVPTVRESDGLALSSRNRYLDPAQREAATALSAALAAGERAAAAGAQAALDAAAAVLSAVPAVDVDYLEVRGVDLGPAPAEGAGRLLIAARVGSTRLLDNAAITLGIPIDADVALAAQTRRN, encoded by the coding sequence ATGAGCTCGAATACGGTCCGGGGCCCGCAGCCCACCTTCACCGCCGGCGGGCTCAACGTCTATGAGCGCCCGGACGATGTCGCCCGAGTCAGCCGGGCCCTGCGGTCGACCGGCCGCCGGGTGGTGCTGGTGCCGACCATGGGCGCCCTGCATGAGGGTCACCTGTCGCTGGTTCGCGCGGCGCAACGGGTGCCCGGTTCGGTGGTGGCGGTGTCGATCTTCGTCAACCCGCTGCAGTTCGGCGCCGGAGAGGACCTCGACGCCTACCCGCGCACCCTGGACGACGACTTGGCTGCGCTGCGTGCCGCGGGGGTCGACCTGGTTTTCACGCCGACTGCCGCTGCCATGTATCCGAACGGCCCGCGCACCGCCGTACATCCGGGACCGCTGGGAGCCGAACTCGAAGGGGCCGCGCGCCCGACCCACTTCGCCGGCATGCTCACCGTGGTCTGCAAACTGCTGTCGATCGTCAACCCCGACCGGGTGTTCTTGGGGGAGAAGGACTATCAACAGTTGGTGTTGGTGCGCCAGATGGTCACCGACCTCAACCTCGATGTGACGGTGGTGGGAGTTCCCACCGTGCGCGAGTCCGACGGCCTGGCGCTGTCCTCGCGCAATCGCTACCTCGACCCCGCGCAGCGCGAAGCCGCGACGGCTCTGTCGGCCGCCCTGGCTGCCGGCGAGCGCGCGGCCGCGGCCGGTGCGCAAGCGGCCCTGGATGCCGCCGCCGCGGTGTTGTCCGCGGTACCTGCCGTCGACGTCGACTACCTGGAGGTTCGAGGCGTCGACCTCGGCCCGGCACCCGCCGAAGGAGCCGGACGCCTGCTGATCGCCGCCCGGGTCGGCTCGACCCGACTGCTCGACAATGCGGCGATCACGCTCGGAATTCCCATCGACGCCGATGTGGCGTTAGCCGCACAAACCCGGAGGAATTGA
- a CDS encoding Rossmann-like and DUF2520 domain-containing protein, producing MAQFDGLRPARLKVGVISAGRVGTALGVALERAEHVVVACSAISEESRQRAARRLSDSLILPVPDVAADAELLLLAVPDTELAGIVAGLAATGAVRAGTIVVHTSGATGISVLAPLTEQGCLPLAIHPAMTFTGSDEDIDRLSESCFGITAADEIGFAIAEALTLEIGAEPFRVEESARTLYHAALCHGGNHVVTVIDDALAALRAALPGRLGSTVADDPDGIAERVLGPLVRAALANTLRDGRAALTGPVARGDSATVARHLRALAAVDPDLAEAYRTNALRTAHRAGAADDVLEVLAR from the coding sequence ATGGCGCAGTTCGACGGACTGCGGCCCGCCCGGCTCAAGGTCGGCGTCATCTCGGCCGGCCGCGTCGGCACCGCACTCGGTGTTGCGCTGGAGCGCGCCGAGCATGTCGTGGTGGCGTGCAGTGCCATCTCCGAGGAGTCGCGGCAGCGCGCTGCGCGCCGGCTGTCCGACAGCCTGATCCTGCCGGTACCCGATGTCGCCGCGGACGCGGAACTGCTGCTGCTCGCCGTCCCCGACACCGAACTGGCCGGCATCGTGGCCGGTCTGGCCGCTACGGGGGCAGTGCGCGCCGGCACTATCGTCGTCCACACCTCCGGGGCCACCGGGATCAGCGTGCTTGCGCCGCTGACCGAGCAGGGCTGCCTGCCGCTGGCCATTCATCCCGCGATGACCTTCACCGGCTCGGACGAGGACATCGACCGGTTGTCCGAGAGCTGTTTCGGTATCACCGCTGCCGACGAGATCGGCTTCGCCATCGCAGAGGCACTGACGCTCGAGATCGGCGCTGAGCCGTTCCGCGTCGAGGAATCCGCCCGCACCCTCTACCACGCCGCACTGTGCCACGGCGGAAACCACGTGGTCACCGTCATCGACGACGCGCTGGCCGCGTTGCGGGCGGCATTGCCGGGGCGGCTCGGCTCGACCGTGGCCGATGACCCCGACGGAATCGCCGAGCGGGTGCTCGGACCGCTGGTGCGCGCCGCGCTGGCCAACACCCTGCGTGACGGCCGGGCCGCACTGACCGGTCCGGTGGCCCGCGGCGACTCGGCCACCGTGGCCCGGCACCTGCGGGCGCTGGCCGCCGTGGACCCCGACCTGGCCGAGGCTTATCGCACCAACGCCCTGCGCACGGCGCACCGCGCCGGTGCCGCCGACGACGTGCTGGAGGTGCTGGCTCGATGA